In one Misgurnus anguillicaudatus chromosome 1, ASM2758022v2, whole genome shotgun sequence genomic region, the following are encoded:
- the sim1b gene encoding SIM bHLH transcription factor 1b isoform X2 — protein sequence MKEKSKTAARTRREKENSEFYELAKMLPLPSAITSQLDKASIIRLTSSYLKMRLVFPQGLGESWGHAARGRSLDNNTNHDLGSHLLQVIFNKTLQTLDGFIFVVAADGKIMYISETASVHLGLSQVELTGNSIYEYVHPADHDEMAAVLTPQPSYHSHFIQEYEVERSFFLRMKCVLAKRNAGLTSGGYKVIHCSGYLKIRQFSLDSSPFDGCYQNVGLVAVGHTLPPSAVTEIKLHSNMFMFRASLDMKLIFLDSRVSELTGYEPQDLIEKTLYHHVHSCDMFHLRCAHHLLLVKGQVTTKYYRFLSKRGGWVWVQSYATIVHNSRSSRPHCIVSVNYVLTDTEYKGMVLSLDQLNPSKPAFLYSNHNEREDKLMDRSSVPNTRSKILVSPYPQFPAFHPDRSESDHDSQWGGSPLTDSTSPQRLDQSEASESACAYRRFAECYSLSQGDMMTSAQTPCDPSTVRCQGGRYVLGVRDQMGREGWWETARSVPSLTKAAQHNGGEFECRAFHHSHAHWDDEHAVSSPGAGSSGDSGDSCHDNMPFQSSPQETSIRSKQEVIKVEDIESSAYSSVLFTSIPGVVRHTPGTLILCRDPMATGSHDDKDGSPASLSGLSSPGSDRPSHSTNEYRRPPSVSPRIQAQSGSLLYPPQEREAISGHGHSACPLAGGNLESQNRAGGLRGFPPHYDVNSNVHLQTNGTHAHNSTSVIITHSS from the exons ATGAAGGAGAAGTCAAAGACGGCGGCGAGGACTCGACGGGAGAAGGAAAACAGCGAGTTTTACGAGCTCGCCAAAATGTTGCCGTTACCGTCGGCCATCACGTCACAGCTGGACAAAGCGTCAATCATCCGATTGACCAGCAGCTACCTGAAGATGCGTCTGGTGTTCCCACAAG GTTTGGGTGAGAGCTGGGGTCACGCGGCTCGAGGCAGATCTTTAGATAATAACACAAACCATGATCTGGGATCTCATCTACTTCAGGTAATATTCAACAAGACGCTTCAG ACATTGGACGGATTTATATTCGTGGTTGCAGCAGATGGGAAGATCATGTATATTTCCGAGACTGCGTCAGTCCATCTCGGCCTATCACAG GTAGAGTTAACTGGAAACAGTATTTATGAATATGTTCATCCGGCTGACCATGATGAGATGGCTGCGGTTCTTACACCACAACCCTCATATCATTCACACTTCATACAAG AATATGAAGTGGAGCGGTCGTTCTTCCTTAGAATGAAATGTGTCTTGGCTAAACGAAACGCAGGTCTGACAAGTGGAGGTTATAAG GTCATTCACTGCAGTGGTTACCTGAAGATCAGACAGTTCAGTCTGGACTCCTCTCCGTTCGATGGCTGTTATCAGAACGTGGGTCTGGTGGCCGTTGGACACACGTTGCCTCCCAGCGCCGTCACCGAGATTAAACTGCACAGCAACATGTTTATGTTCCGGGCCAGCCTCGATATGAAGCTCATTTTCCTGGACTCAAG GGTTTCAGAGCTGACAGGATATGAACCACAGGACCTGATTGAGAAAACCCTGTATCATCACGTACACAGCTGTGACATGTTTCACCTGCGCTGTGCTCATCACCTGT TGCTCGTTAAAGGTCAGGTGACCACTAAATATTACAGATTCCTGTCTAAACGTGGCGGCTGGGTTTGGGTCCAGAGTTACGCAACAATCGTGCACAACAGTCGCTCGTCCAGGCCGCACTGCATCGTCAGCGTCAACTACGTCCTCAC gGACACAGAATATAAGGGAATGGTGCTGTCTCTGGACCAGTTGAATCCCAGTAAACCTGCATTCCTCTACAGTAACCATAATGAAAGAGAAGACAAACTAATGGACAGAAGTTCAGTGCCAAACACTAGGAGTAAAATCCTGGTTTCTCCTTATCCACAG TTCCCGGCCTTCCACCCTGATCGCTCCGAGTCCGATCACGACAGCCAATGGGGTGGCAGCCCTCTGACAGACTCCACTTCTCCACAGCGACTGGATCAGAGCGAGGCGTCAGAATCAGCGTGCGCTTACAGACGCTTCGCCGAGTGTTACAGTCTCTCTCAGGGTGACATGATGACATCAGCTCAAACACCCTGTGACCCGTCTACAGTCCGCTGTCAGGGTGGACGTTATGTGTTGGGCGTAAGAGATCAGATGGGGCGAGAGGGCTGGTGGGAAACCGCACGTTCTGTCCCGTCTCTTACAAAAGCAGCTCAACACAACGGAGGAGAGTTTGAATGCCGAGCGTTTCATCATTCACACG CTCATTGGGACGACGAGCATGCGGTCAGTTCTCCAGGAGCAGGGTCATCGGGAGATTCTGGAGACAGTTGCCATGACAACATGCCGTTTCAATCCAGCCCGCAGGAGACCTCCATCAGAAGCAAACAGGAGGTGATTAAGGTGGAGGACATCGAGTCGAGCGCTTACTCCTCTGTTCTCTTCACATCTATACCCGGTGTGGTCCGTCATACACCCGGGACCCTAATCCTGTGTAGAGATCCCATGGCAACGGGTTCCCATGACGACAAGGACGGAAGTCCAGCCTCTCTCTCTGGCCTAAGCAGCCCGGGATCAGACAGACCATCCCACTCGACAAACGAATACCGGCGGCCACCGTCCGTCTCTCCTCGCATCCAGGCCCAGAGCGGCTCGCTGCTTTATCCTCCCCAAGAAAGAGAGGCCATCAGCGGACACGGACACTCAGCATGTCCCCTCGCTGGAGGAAATCTGGAGTCACAGAATAGAGCCGGAGGTTTAAGGGGTTTTCCTCCTCATTACGACGTGAACTCGAATGTACATTTACAAACAAAcggcacgcacgcacacaacaGCACATCAGTTATCATCACACACAGCAGCTGA
- the sim1b gene encoding SIM bHLH transcription factor 1b isoform X1 gives MKEKSKTAARTRREKENSEFYELAKMLPLPSAITSQLDKASIIRLTSSYLKMRLVFPQGLGESWGHAARGRSLDNNTNHDLGSHLLQVIFNKTLQTLDGFIFVVAADGKIMYISETASVHLGLSQVELTGNSIYEYVHPADHDEMAAVLTPQPSYHSHFIQEYEVERSFFLRMKCVLAKRNAGLTSGGYKVIHCSGYLKIRQFSLDSSPFDGCYQNVGLVAVGHTLPPSAVTEIKLHSNMFMFRASLDMKLIFLDSRVSELTGYEPQDLIEKTLYHHVHSCDMFHLRCAHHLLLVKGQVTTKYYRFLSKRGGWVWVQSYATIVHNSRSSRPHCIVSVNYVLTDTEYKGMVLSLDQLNPSKPAFLYSNHNEREDKLMDRSSVPNTRSKILVSPYPQQFPAFHPDRSESDHDSQWGGSPLTDSTSPQRLDQSEASESACAYRRFAECYSLSQGDMMTSAQTPCDPSTVRCQGGRYVLGVRDQMGREGWWETARSVPSLTKAAQHNGGEFECRAFHHSHAHWDDEHAVSSPGAGSSGDSGDSCHDNMPFQSSPQETSIRSKQEVIKVEDIESSAYSSVLFTSIPGVVRHTPGTLILCRDPMATGSHDDKDGSPASLSGLSSPGSDRPSHSTNEYRRPPSVSPRIQAQSGSLLYPPQEREAISGHGHSACPLAGGNLESQNRAGGLRGFPPHYDVNSNVHLQTNGTHAHNSTSVIITHSS, from the exons ATGAAGGAGAAGTCAAAGACGGCGGCGAGGACTCGACGGGAGAAGGAAAACAGCGAGTTTTACGAGCTCGCCAAAATGTTGCCGTTACCGTCGGCCATCACGTCACAGCTGGACAAAGCGTCAATCATCCGATTGACCAGCAGCTACCTGAAGATGCGTCTGGTGTTCCCACAAG GTTTGGGTGAGAGCTGGGGTCACGCGGCTCGAGGCAGATCTTTAGATAATAACACAAACCATGATCTGGGATCTCATCTACTTCAGGTAATATTCAACAAGACGCTTCAG ACATTGGACGGATTTATATTCGTGGTTGCAGCAGATGGGAAGATCATGTATATTTCCGAGACTGCGTCAGTCCATCTCGGCCTATCACAG GTAGAGTTAACTGGAAACAGTATTTATGAATATGTTCATCCGGCTGACCATGATGAGATGGCTGCGGTTCTTACACCACAACCCTCATATCATTCACACTTCATACAAG AATATGAAGTGGAGCGGTCGTTCTTCCTTAGAATGAAATGTGTCTTGGCTAAACGAAACGCAGGTCTGACAAGTGGAGGTTATAAG GTCATTCACTGCAGTGGTTACCTGAAGATCAGACAGTTCAGTCTGGACTCCTCTCCGTTCGATGGCTGTTATCAGAACGTGGGTCTGGTGGCCGTTGGACACACGTTGCCTCCCAGCGCCGTCACCGAGATTAAACTGCACAGCAACATGTTTATGTTCCGGGCCAGCCTCGATATGAAGCTCATTTTCCTGGACTCAAG GGTTTCAGAGCTGACAGGATATGAACCACAGGACCTGATTGAGAAAACCCTGTATCATCACGTACACAGCTGTGACATGTTTCACCTGCGCTGTGCTCATCACCTGT TGCTCGTTAAAGGTCAGGTGACCACTAAATATTACAGATTCCTGTCTAAACGTGGCGGCTGGGTTTGGGTCCAGAGTTACGCAACAATCGTGCACAACAGTCGCTCGTCCAGGCCGCACTGCATCGTCAGCGTCAACTACGTCCTCAC gGACACAGAATATAAGGGAATGGTGCTGTCTCTGGACCAGTTGAATCCCAGTAAACCTGCATTCCTCTACAGTAACCATAATGAAAGAGAAGACAAACTAATGGACAGAAGTTCAGTGCCAAACACTAGGAGTAAAATCCTGGTTTCTCCTTATCCACAG CAGTTCCCGGCCTTCCACCCTGATCGCTCCGAGTCCGATCACGACAGCCAATGGGGTGGCAGCCCTCTGACAGACTCCACTTCTCCACAGCGACTGGATCAGAGCGAGGCGTCAGAATCAGCGTGCGCTTACAGACGCTTCGCCGAGTGTTACAGTCTCTCTCAGGGTGACATGATGACATCAGCTCAAACACCCTGTGACCCGTCTACAGTCCGCTGTCAGGGTGGACGTTATGTGTTGGGCGTAAGAGATCAGATGGGGCGAGAGGGCTGGTGGGAAACCGCACGTTCTGTCCCGTCTCTTACAAAAGCAGCTCAACACAACGGAGGAGAGTTTGAATGCCGAGCGTTTCATCATTCACACG CTCATTGGGACGACGAGCATGCGGTCAGTTCTCCAGGAGCAGGGTCATCGGGAGATTCTGGAGACAGTTGCCATGACAACATGCCGTTTCAATCCAGCCCGCAGGAGACCTCCATCAGAAGCAAACAGGAGGTGATTAAGGTGGAGGACATCGAGTCGAGCGCTTACTCCTCTGTTCTCTTCACATCTATACCCGGTGTGGTCCGTCATACACCCGGGACCCTAATCCTGTGTAGAGATCCCATGGCAACGGGTTCCCATGACGACAAGGACGGAAGTCCAGCCTCTCTCTCTGGCCTAAGCAGCCCGGGATCAGACAGACCATCCCACTCGACAAACGAATACCGGCGGCCACCGTCCGTCTCTCCTCGCATCCAGGCCCAGAGCGGCTCGCTGCTTTATCCTCCCCAAGAAAGAGAGGCCATCAGCGGACACGGACACTCAGCATGTCCCCTCGCTGGAGGAAATCTGGAGTCACAGAATAGAGCCGGAGGTTTAAGGGGTTTTCCTCCTCATTACGACGTGAACTCGAATGTACATTTACAAACAAAcggcacgcacgcacacaacaGCACATCAGTTATCATCACACACAGCAGCTGA
- the sim1b gene encoding SIM bHLH transcription factor 1b isoform X3 — MKEKSKTAARTRREKENSEFYELAKMLPLPSAITSQLDKASIIRLTSSYLKMRLVFPQGLGESWGHAARGRSLDNNTNHDLGSHLLQTLDGFIFVVAADGKIMYISETASVHLGLSQVELTGNSIYEYVHPADHDEMAAVLTPQPSYHSHFIQEYEVERSFFLRMKCVLAKRNAGLTSGGYKVIHCSGYLKIRQFSLDSSPFDGCYQNVGLVAVGHTLPPSAVTEIKLHSNMFMFRASLDMKLIFLDSRVSELTGYEPQDLIEKTLYHHVHSCDMFHLRCAHHLLLVKGQVTTKYYRFLSKRGGWVWVQSYATIVHNSRSSRPHCIVSVNYVLTDTEYKGMVLSLDQLNPSKPAFLYSNHNEREDKLMDRSSVPNTRSKILVSPYPQQFPAFHPDRSESDHDSQWGGSPLTDSTSPQRLDQSEASESACAYRRFAECYSLSQGDMMTSAQTPCDPSTVRCQGGRYVLGVRDQMGREGWWETARSVPSLTKAAQHNGGEFECRAFHHSHAHWDDEHAVSSPGAGSSGDSGDSCHDNMPFQSSPQETSIRSKQEVIKVEDIESSAYSSVLFTSIPGVVRHTPGTLILCRDPMATGSHDDKDGSPASLSGLSSPGSDRPSHSTNEYRRPPSVSPRIQAQSGSLLYPPQEREAISGHGHSACPLAGGNLESQNRAGGLRGFPPHYDVNSNVHLQTNGTHAHNSTSVIITHSS; from the exons ATGAAGGAGAAGTCAAAGACGGCGGCGAGGACTCGACGGGAGAAGGAAAACAGCGAGTTTTACGAGCTCGCCAAAATGTTGCCGTTACCGTCGGCCATCACGTCACAGCTGGACAAAGCGTCAATCATCCGATTGACCAGCAGCTACCTGAAGATGCGTCTGGTGTTCCCACAAG GTTTGGGTGAGAGCTGGGGTCACGCGGCTCGAGGCAGATCTTTAGATAATAACACAAACCATGATCTGGGATCTCATCTACTTCAG ACATTGGACGGATTTATATTCGTGGTTGCAGCAGATGGGAAGATCATGTATATTTCCGAGACTGCGTCAGTCCATCTCGGCCTATCACAG GTAGAGTTAACTGGAAACAGTATTTATGAATATGTTCATCCGGCTGACCATGATGAGATGGCTGCGGTTCTTACACCACAACCCTCATATCATTCACACTTCATACAAG AATATGAAGTGGAGCGGTCGTTCTTCCTTAGAATGAAATGTGTCTTGGCTAAACGAAACGCAGGTCTGACAAGTGGAGGTTATAAG GTCATTCACTGCAGTGGTTACCTGAAGATCAGACAGTTCAGTCTGGACTCCTCTCCGTTCGATGGCTGTTATCAGAACGTGGGTCTGGTGGCCGTTGGACACACGTTGCCTCCCAGCGCCGTCACCGAGATTAAACTGCACAGCAACATGTTTATGTTCCGGGCCAGCCTCGATATGAAGCTCATTTTCCTGGACTCAAG GGTTTCAGAGCTGACAGGATATGAACCACAGGACCTGATTGAGAAAACCCTGTATCATCACGTACACAGCTGTGACATGTTTCACCTGCGCTGTGCTCATCACCTGT TGCTCGTTAAAGGTCAGGTGACCACTAAATATTACAGATTCCTGTCTAAACGTGGCGGCTGGGTTTGGGTCCAGAGTTACGCAACAATCGTGCACAACAGTCGCTCGTCCAGGCCGCACTGCATCGTCAGCGTCAACTACGTCCTCAC gGACACAGAATATAAGGGAATGGTGCTGTCTCTGGACCAGTTGAATCCCAGTAAACCTGCATTCCTCTACAGTAACCATAATGAAAGAGAAGACAAACTAATGGACAGAAGTTCAGTGCCAAACACTAGGAGTAAAATCCTGGTTTCTCCTTATCCACAG CAGTTCCCGGCCTTCCACCCTGATCGCTCCGAGTCCGATCACGACAGCCAATGGGGTGGCAGCCCTCTGACAGACTCCACTTCTCCACAGCGACTGGATCAGAGCGAGGCGTCAGAATCAGCGTGCGCTTACAGACGCTTCGCCGAGTGTTACAGTCTCTCTCAGGGTGACATGATGACATCAGCTCAAACACCCTGTGACCCGTCTACAGTCCGCTGTCAGGGTGGACGTTATGTGTTGGGCGTAAGAGATCAGATGGGGCGAGAGGGCTGGTGGGAAACCGCACGTTCTGTCCCGTCTCTTACAAAAGCAGCTCAACACAACGGAGGAGAGTTTGAATGCCGAGCGTTTCATCATTCACACG CTCATTGGGACGACGAGCATGCGGTCAGTTCTCCAGGAGCAGGGTCATCGGGAGATTCTGGAGACAGTTGCCATGACAACATGCCGTTTCAATCCAGCCCGCAGGAGACCTCCATCAGAAGCAAACAGGAGGTGATTAAGGTGGAGGACATCGAGTCGAGCGCTTACTCCTCTGTTCTCTTCACATCTATACCCGGTGTGGTCCGTCATACACCCGGGACCCTAATCCTGTGTAGAGATCCCATGGCAACGGGTTCCCATGACGACAAGGACGGAAGTCCAGCCTCTCTCTCTGGCCTAAGCAGCCCGGGATCAGACAGACCATCCCACTCGACAAACGAATACCGGCGGCCACCGTCCGTCTCTCCTCGCATCCAGGCCCAGAGCGGCTCGCTGCTTTATCCTCCCCAAGAAAGAGAGGCCATCAGCGGACACGGACACTCAGCATGTCCCCTCGCTGGAGGAAATCTGGAGTCACAGAATAGAGCCGGAGGTTTAAGGGGTTTTCCTCCTCATTACGACGTGAACTCGAATGTACATTTACAAACAAAcggcacgcacgcacacaacaGCACATCAGTTATCATCACACACAGCAGCTGA
- the sim1b gene encoding SIM bHLH transcription factor 1b isoform X4, whose protein sequence is MKEKSKTAARTRREKENSEFYELAKMLPLPSAITSQLDKASIIRLTSSYLKMRLVFPQGLGESWGHAARGRSLDNNTNHDLGSHLLQTLDGFIFVVAADGKIMYISETASVHLGLSQVELTGNSIYEYVHPADHDEMAAVLTPQPSYHSHFIQEYEVERSFFLRMKCVLAKRNAGLTSGGYKVIHCSGYLKIRQFSLDSSPFDGCYQNVGLVAVGHTLPPSAVTEIKLHSNMFMFRASLDMKLIFLDSRVSELTGYEPQDLIEKTLYHHVHSCDMFHLRCAHHLLLVKGQVTTKYYRFLSKRGGWVWVQSYATIVHNSRSSRPHCIVSVNYVLTDTEYKGMVLSLDQLNPSKPAFLYSNHNEREDKLMDRSSVPNTRSKILVSPYPQFPAFHPDRSESDHDSQWGGSPLTDSTSPQRLDQSEASESACAYRRFAECYSLSQGDMMTSAQTPCDPSTVRCQGGRYVLGVRDQMGREGWWETARSVPSLTKAAQHNGGEFECRAFHHSHAHWDDEHAVSSPGAGSSGDSGDSCHDNMPFQSSPQETSIRSKQEVIKVEDIESSAYSSVLFTSIPGVVRHTPGTLILCRDPMATGSHDDKDGSPASLSGLSSPGSDRPSHSTNEYRRPPSVSPRIQAQSGSLLYPPQEREAISGHGHSACPLAGGNLESQNRAGGLRGFPPHYDVNSNVHLQTNGTHAHNSTSVIITHSS, encoded by the exons ATGAAGGAGAAGTCAAAGACGGCGGCGAGGACTCGACGGGAGAAGGAAAACAGCGAGTTTTACGAGCTCGCCAAAATGTTGCCGTTACCGTCGGCCATCACGTCACAGCTGGACAAAGCGTCAATCATCCGATTGACCAGCAGCTACCTGAAGATGCGTCTGGTGTTCCCACAAG GTTTGGGTGAGAGCTGGGGTCACGCGGCTCGAGGCAGATCTTTAGATAATAACACAAACCATGATCTGGGATCTCATCTACTTCAG ACATTGGACGGATTTATATTCGTGGTTGCAGCAGATGGGAAGATCATGTATATTTCCGAGACTGCGTCAGTCCATCTCGGCCTATCACAG GTAGAGTTAACTGGAAACAGTATTTATGAATATGTTCATCCGGCTGACCATGATGAGATGGCTGCGGTTCTTACACCACAACCCTCATATCATTCACACTTCATACAAG AATATGAAGTGGAGCGGTCGTTCTTCCTTAGAATGAAATGTGTCTTGGCTAAACGAAACGCAGGTCTGACAAGTGGAGGTTATAAG GTCATTCACTGCAGTGGTTACCTGAAGATCAGACAGTTCAGTCTGGACTCCTCTCCGTTCGATGGCTGTTATCAGAACGTGGGTCTGGTGGCCGTTGGACACACGTTGCCTCCCAGCGCCGTCACCGAGATTAAACTGCACAGCAACATGTTTATGTTCCGGGCCAGCCTCGATATGAAGCTCATTTTCCTGGACTCAAG GGTTTCAGAGCTGACAGGATATGAACCACAGGACCTGATTGAGAAAACCCTGTATCATCACGTACACAGCTGTGACATGTTTCACCTGCGCTGTGCTCATCACCTGT TGCTCGTTAAAGGTCAGGTGACCACTAAATATTACAGATTCCTGTCTAAACGTGGCGGCTGGGTTTGGGTCCAGAGTTACGCAACAATCGTGCACAACAGTCGCTCGTCCAGGCCGCACTGCATCGTCAGCGTCAACTACGTCCTCAC gGACACAGAATATAAGGGAATGGTGCTGTCTCTGGACCAGTTGAATCCCAGTAAACCTGCATTCCTCTACAGTAACCATAATGAAAGAGAAGACAAACTAATGGACAGAAGTTCAGTGCCAAACACTAGGAGTAAAATCCTGGTTTCTCCTTATCCACAG TTCCCGGCCTTCCACCCTGATCGCTCCGAGTCCGATCACGACAGCCAATGGGGTGGCAGCCCTCTGACAGACTCCACTTCTCCACAGCGACTGGATCAGAGCGAGGCGTCAGAATCAGCGTGCGCTTACAGACGCTTCGCCGAGTGTTACAGTCTCTCTCAGGGTGACATGATGACATCAGCTCAAACACCCTGTGACCCGTCTACAGTCCGCTGTCAGGGTGGACGTTATGTGTTGGGCGTAAGAGATCAGATGGGGCGAGAGGGCTGGTGGGAAACCGCACGTTCTGTCCCGTCTCTTACAAAAGCAGCTCAACACAACGGAGGAGAGTTTGAATGCCGAGCGTTTCATCATTCACACG CTCATTGGGACGACGAGCATGCGGTCAGTTCTCCAGGAGCAGGGTCATCGGGAGATTCTGGAGACAGTTGCCATGACAACATGCCGTTTCAATCCAGCCCGCAGGAGACCTCCATCAGAAGCAAACAGGAGGTGATTAAGGTGGAGGACATCGAGTCGAGCGCTTACTCCTCTGTTCTCTTCACATCTATACCCGGTGTGGTCCGTCATACACCCGGGACCCTAATCCTGTGTAGAGATCCCATGGCAACGGGTTCCCATGACGACAAGGACGGAAGTCCAGCCTCTCTCTCTGGCCTAAGCAGCCCGGGATCAGACAGACCATCCCACTCGACAAACGAATACCGGCGGCCACCGTCCGTCTCTCCTCGCATCCAGGCCCAGAGCGGCTCGCTGCTTTATCCTCCCCAAGAAAGAGAGGCCATCAGCGGACACGGACACTCAGCATGTCCCCTCGCTGGAGGAAATCTGGAGTCACAGAATAGAGCCGGAGGTTTAAGGGGTTTTCCTCCTCATTACGACGTGAACTCGAATGTACATTTACAAACAAAcggcacgcacgcacacaacaGCACATCAGTTATCATCACACACAGCAGCTGA
- the ripply2 gene encoding protein ripply2, with product MERIAFTNGLNSATNSQDATQPWRPWTRRARHERKAATYSPYKKPALTGADDQHCTIMTHPVKLFWPKSQCFDYLYRDAEILLQNYPVQATICLYEDSDSDDENDSDEEDEKELN from the exons ATGGAGCGAATCGCTTTTACAAACGGATTAAACTCTGCCACAAACTCACAGGACGCGACGCAGCCCTGGAGACCCTGGACGCGTCGAGCGCGTCATGAACGCAAAGCTGCGACTTACTCG CCTTATAAGAAACCAGCATTAACAGGAGCTGATGATCAACACTGTACCATCATGACACATCCTGTAAA GTTATTCTGGCCCAAATCTCAGTGCTTTGATTATTTGTACCGGGACGCAGAGATTCTCCTGCAGAATTATCCGGTTCAGGCCACAATCTGCCTGTATGAGGATTCAGACAGCGATGATGAAAATGACAGTGATGAAGAAGATGAGAAAGAACTCAACTGA